In one window of Gossypium hirsutum isolate 1008001.06 chromosome A01, Gossypium_hirsutum_v2.1, whole genome shotgun sequence DNA:
- the LOC107944154 gene encoding receptor kinase-like protein Xa21, which yields MIPLGTWRRFSDHELRQATDGFNDSRLLGNGSYGSVFQGTLQDGTVIAVKVFKLELEGAFKSFDVECEVLRNTRHRNLVKVISSCSNDLNFKALVLEFMPNGSLDKWLYSNNQYLDILQRLNIMIDAASALEYLHHGNATPVVHCDLKPNNVLLDEDMVAHLSDFGIAKLLCDEVSMIQTMTMATFGYMAPEYGIEGIISTKGDVYSFGILLMEIITRKKPTDEMFAGEKSLKSWVIESISSSLNQVVDPKLLSTIRREHLKVKNYALSILQLGLECCVELPNERLHMKEIVTKLKKIKVKLLRDMERVR from the exons ATGATACCTTTAGGAACGTGGAGACGGTTTTCAGACCACGAGCTTCGTCAAGCTACTGATGGATTCAATGATAGTAGGTTGCTTGGTAATGGAAGTTATGGTTCAGTATTCCAAGGCACTCTCCAGGATGGGACGGTAATTGCGGTAAAGGTCTTCAAGTTAGAGTTAGAAGGAGCTTTTAAGAGCTTTGATGTTGAATGTGAAGTTCTCCGCAACACTCGTCACAGAAATTTAGTCAAAGTAATAAGCAGTTGCTCTAATGATCTTAATTTCAAAGCCTTGGTGCTTGAGTTCATGCCTAATGGGAGTCTTGATAAATGGTTGTATTCCAACAACCAATATTTGGATATCCTACAAAGGTTGAACATAATGATAGATGCTGCATCTGCATTGGAATATCTCCACCATGGTAATGCAACACCAGTGGTTCACTGTGATTTAAAACCCAACAATGTTCTGTTAGATGAAGATATGGTTGCGCATTTGAGTGATTTTGGCATCGCAAAACTCTTATGTGACGAGGTTTCAATGATACAAACCATGACAATGGCAACATTTGGATATATGGCACCAG AATATGGAATTGAAGGAATTATTTCGACCAAAGGTGATGTGTATAGCTTTGGTATTCTTTTGATGGAAATCATCACAAGAAAAAAGCCCACAGATGAAATGTTTGCAGGAGAAAAAAGCTTGAAGAGTTGGGTGATAGAGTCGATATCATCTTCGCTAAATCAAGTTGTAGATCCCAAGTTGTTGAGCACCATTCGAAGGGAACATTTAAAAGTCAAGAATTATGCCTTATCCATTTTGCAACTGGGCTTAGAATGTTGTGTAGAGTTACCAAATGAGAGGCTTCATATGAAAGAGATTGTTACAAAGTTAAAGAAGATCAAAGTGAAGTTATTAAGGGATATGGAACGAGTTCGATGA